Proteins from a genomic interval of Mycobacterium conspicuum:
- a CDS encoding TetR/AcrR family transcriptional regulator: protein MPLTKSSATRKPQVTRQQRREHMERRLLDATERLMSEGASFTELSVDRLSTEAGISRASFYIYFEDKAHLLRGLARQVMGDLADDGQRWWGVAWRHNPDDLRAAMAGIIASYRRHQAVLVALNEMAAYDPSVAATYRDLLADISKRLTRVIEGGQADGSIRRELPAATTADALTWMVERVCHQNLPNAPREFDPELAATLAEIVWGALYLKAAEADV from the coding sequence ATGCCATTGACGAAGTCATCGGCCACCCGCAAGCCGCAGGTGACGCGCCAACAGCGCCGAGAGCACATGGAGCGCCGGTTGCTGGACGCCACCGAGCGACTGATGAGCGAGGGCGCCAGTTTCACCGAGCTCAGCGTCGATCGGCTGTCGACCGAGGCGGGCATTTCGCGCGCCAGCTTCTACATCTACTTCGAGGACAAGGCCCATCTGCTGCGCGGGCTCGCGCGCCAGGTGATGGGCGACCTCGCCGACGACGGGCAGCGCTGGTGGGGCGTGGCCTGGCGCCACAACCCCGACGACCTGCGCGCGGCGATGGCCGGCATCATCGCCAGCTACCGCCGCCACCAGGCGGTGCTCGTCGCACTGAACGAGATGGCGGCCTACGACCCGTCGGTGGCGGCGACGTATCGCGATCTGCTCGCCGACATCTCCAAGCGATTGACGCGCGTGATCGAGGGCGGCCAGGCCGACGGCTCGATCCGCCGCGAGCTTCCGGCGGCCACCACGGCCGACGCGCTGACCTGGATGGTCGAACGCGTTTGCCATCAGAACCTGCCAAACGCACCCCGCGAGTTCGACCCGGAGCTGGCCGCCACGCTGGCCGAAATCGTTTGGGGCGCACTGTATTTGAAGGCCGCCGAAGCTGACGTGTGA
- a CDS encoding NAD(+) synthase, translating into MDFYNAYSQGFVRVAACTHHTTIGDPAANAASVLGLARECHAEGVALAVFPELTLSGYSIEDILLQDSLLDSVEAAVLDIVTASADLLPVLVVGAPLRHRHGIYNTAVVIHRGSVLGVAPKSYLPTYREFYEHRQITPGDDERGIIRIGDTTAPFGPDLLFAASDLPGFVLHVEICEDMFVPIPPSAEAALAGATVLANLSGSPITVGRAEDRCLLARSASSRCLAAYVYAAAGEGESTTDLSWDGQTMIWENGVQLAASERFPRGERRSVADVDTELLRSERLRMGTFDDNRRHHRAATESFRRIEFRLDPPAGDIGLRREIERFPFVPADPQRLQQDCYEAYNIQVSGLEQRLRALNYPKVVIGISGGLDSTHALIVAARAMDWEDRPRGDILAFTLPGFATGERTKRNAVELCRALGVTFAEIDIRDTAQLMLKEIDHPFSRGEKVYDVTFENVQAGLRTDYLFRLANQRGGIVLGTGDLSELGLGWSTYGVGDQMSHYNVNAGVPKTLIQHLIRWVISSAQFESDVSEVLQSVLDTEITPELIPGGEEEELQSSEAKVGPFALQDFSLFHVLRYGFRPSKIAFLARHAWGDPERGNWPPGFPEDKRPSYSMKEIRHWLKVFVQRFYSFSQFKRSALPNGPKVSHGGALSPRGDWRAPSDMSARIWLDEIEREIPED; encoded by the coding sequence ATGGATTTCTACAACGCTTACAGCCAGGGCTTTGTCCGGGTCGCCGCATGCACGCACCACACCACGATCGGCGACCCGGCGGCCAACGCGGCGTCGGTCCTGGGGCTGGCGCGCGAGTGTCACGCCGAGGGCGTGGCTTTGGCGGTCTTCCCCGAGCTGACGCTGTCGGGGTACTCCATCGAGGACATCCTGCTGCAGGATTCGTTGCTCGATTCCGTCGAGGCCGCCGTGCTCGACATCGTCACCGCGTCCGCCGATCTGCTGCCCGTCCTGGTGGTCGGGGCGCCGCTGCGCCATCGCCACGGCATCTACAACACGGCGGTCGTTATTCATCGCGGCTCCGTGCTGGGTGTCGCGCCCAAGTCGTACCTGCCCACCTATCGGGAGTTCTACGAGCACCGTCAAATCACGCCCGGCGACGACGAACGCGGCATCATCCGCATCGGCGACACAACGGCGCCGTTCGGCCCCGACCTGTTGTTCGCCGCGTCCGACCTGCCCGGGTTTGTGCTGCACGTCGAGATCTGTGAGGACATGTTCGTCCCGATCCCGCCGAGCGCGGAAGCGGCGCTGGCCGGTGCCACGGTGCTGGCCAACCTGTCCGGCAGCCCGATCACCGTCGGCCGTGCCGAGGACCGTTGCCTGCTCGCCCGCTCGGCGTCGTCGCGGTGCCTGGCCGCCTACGTCTACGCCGCCGCGGGCGAGGGCGAGTCGACCACCGACCTGTCTTGGGACGGGCAGACCATGATCTGGGAAAACGGCGTTCAGCTCGCCGCATCCGAGCGGTTCCCCAGGGGAGAGCGACGTTCGGTTGCCGACGTCGACACCGAGCTGCTTCGTTCCGAACGGTTGCGGATGGGGACGTTCGACGACAACCGTCGCCACCACCGCGCGGCGACCGAATCGTTCCGGCGCATCGAGTTCCGGCTCGACCCACCGGCCGGTGACATCGGGCTGCGGCGCGAGATCGAGCGATTCCCGTTCGTGCCGGCCGATCCGCAACGGCTGCAACAGGATTGCTATGAGGCGTACAACATTCAAGTCTCCGGGTTGGAGCAGCGGTTGCGTGCGCTGAACTACCCGAAGGTGGTAATCGGGATTTCCGGCGGACTGGACTCGACGCACGCGTTGATCGTCGCCGCACGCGCCATGGATTGGGAGGACCGGCCGCGCGGTGACATCCTGGCGTTCACGTTGCCCGGCTTCGCCACCGGAGAACGCACCAAACGCAATGCGGTCGAGCTGTGCCGGGCACTCGGAGTCACGTTCGCTGAAATCGACATCCGCGACACCGCGCAACTGATGCTCAAAGAGATCGACCACCCGTTCTCCCGCGGCGAGAAGGTGTACGACGTCACCTTCGAAAACGTCCAGGCCGGCTTGCGCACCGACTACCTGTTCCGGCTCGCCAACCAGCGCGGCGGCATCGTGCTGGGCACCGGTGACCTTTCCGAGCTCGGGCTGGGCTGGTCGACCTACGGCGTCGGCGATCAGATGTCGCACTACAACGTCAACGCCGGCGTGCCCAAGACGCTGATCCAGCATTTGATTCGCTGGGTCATTTCGTCGGCGCAATTCGAAAGCGACGTCAGCGAGGTACTGCAGTCGGTTCTCGACACCGAGATCACCCCGGAACTCATTCCCGGCGGTGAGGAAGAAGAACTGCAGAGCAGCGAGGCGAAGGTGGGACCGTTTGCCCTGCAAGACTTCTCACTGTTTCACGTGCTGCGCTACGGGTTCCGGCCGTCGAAGATCGCCTTCTTGGCACGGCACGCATGGGGCGATCCCGAACGCGGCAACTGGCCTCCCGGGTTCCCCGAAGACAAGCGACCGTCGTACTCGATGAAAGAGATTCGGCATTGGCTGAAGGTCTTTGTGCAGCGGTTCTACTCGTTTAGCCAGTTCAAGCGCTCGGCATTGCCCAACGGCCCCAAGGTGTCTCATGGCGGGGCGTTGTCGCCACGCGGGGATTGGCGTGCACCCTCGGACATGTCGGCGCGGATCTGGCTGGACGAGATCGAGCGCGAGATCCCCGAGGATTAG
- a CDS encoding NAD-dependent protein deacetylase — protein sequence MHSPELVALLAGRRIAVLTGAGISTDSGIPDYRGPDSPPSNPMTIQQFTTDPLFRQRYWARNHVGWRHMDDTQPNAGHRALATLEHAGVVNGVITQNVDLLHTKAGSANVVNLHGSYARVVCLGCGYTMSRAALAEKLEALNPGFIERAEAVGGLAVAPDADAVIAETASFSYLDCPRCAGMLKPDIVYFGENVPKDVVAKAFSLVDEAQALLVVGSSLTVFSGYRFVRHAVSLGIPVAIINRGPTRGDELATVKVDGGCSELLTLLAEELLPLTSATPAGTRRVPVR from the coding sequence GTGCACTCGCCCGAACTCGTCGCGCTGTTGGCCGGACGACGGATCGCGGTGTTGACGGGTGCCGGGATCTCCACCGACTCGGGCATTCCCGACTATCGGGGCCCCGATTCGCCGCCGAGCAATCCCATGACCATCCAACAATTCACCACGGATCCACTGTTCCGGCAGCGCTACTGGGCGCGCAACCACGTCGGCTGGCGGCACATGGACGACACGCAGCCCAACGCGGGGCACCGGGCACTGGCCACGCTGGAGCACGCCGGCGTGGTGAACGGGGTGATCACGCAAAACGTCGACCTGCTGCATACCAAGGCCGGCAGCGCGAATGTGGTCAACCTGCACGGCAGCTATGCGCGGGTGGTCTGCCTGGGCTGCGGCTACACCATGAGCCGGGCGGCGCTGGCCGAAAAGCTCGAGGCGCTCAATCCGGGGTTCATCGAACGCGCGGAGGCGGTCGGCGGGCTGGCGGTGGCTCCGGACGCCGACGCGGTCATCGCCGAAACCGCGTCGTTTAGCTACCTCGACTGTCCGCGTTGCGCCGGCATGCTCAAGCCCGATATCGTCTATTTCGGCGAAAATGTGCCCAAAGATGTTGTAGCCAAAGCATTTTCACTTGTCGACGAAGCACAGGCGCTCCTGGTGGTGGGCTCCTCGCTCACCGTGTTCTCCGGCTACCGGTTCGTGCGTCATGCCGTATCGCTGGGCATCCCGGTCGCAATCATCAACCGCGGCCCCACCCGCGGCGACGAGCTCGCCACGGTCAAGGTCGACGGCGGTTGCTCCGAACTGCTGACGCTGCTCGCCGAGGAGCTCTTGCCGCTGACATCCGCGACCCCCGCGGGGACCCGACGCGTACCCGTGCGCTAG
- a CDS encoding adenylate/guanylate cyclase domain-containing protein produces MTSTQVTDPVPDAESSAAAAKPPKRIHRPLLWTRFRFGIQSKILVALLLSSILGVAVIGAIGAISGRTALRDVESERLIEMRESQKRAIQALFREVTNSLIVYSGGFSVNQATAALTDGFAQLANSQITPAQQQLLVTYYDNAMIEPIKRVTGDTIDLNAVLPTSNSQRYVQAYYTAPLRPAANALPVVDAGDGSPWSAANARFDFYMRGIVTRFDYKDALLLDLQGNVVYSVMKGPDLGTNILTGPYRESNLRGAYQKALASNDVDFVWITDFQPYQPHVDEPTAWVVSPVGMNGKISGIMALPVPIAKINKIMTADRHWEAAGMGVATETYLAGPDNLMRSDSRLFVEDPKAYRRDSIDAGTPPDVVDRAIRLGGTTLVQPVPSAGLRAAQRGETGVMSATDYLGNRELEAYAPLDIPNSDLHWSVLATRDNSDAFARLGRFSKGIVIAVTSMVFVICVASLIIAQAAVRPVRRLEEGTRKISSGDYDVNIPVMARDEIGDLTAAFNEMSRNLAIKEDLLNEQRRENDRLLLALMPESVVQRYREGEENIAQKHQDVAIIYADIVGLDEISNDLPETQLVGIVDELFRQFDSAAESLGVERIRTFHNGYLASCGVVTPRLDSIHRGVDFALEIGRIIDRFNSENGHQLGVRVGVNTGNVVSGLVGRSSLVYDMWGGAVSLAYQMHSGAPQAGIYVSSQVYDAMSDVRQFAPAGTISVAGTEQAIYRLLER; encoded by the coding sequence TTGACGTCGACCCAGGTGACCGATCCGGTACCGGACGCCGAGTCCAGTGCTGCTGCCGCTAAGCCTCCCAAGCGCATCCACCGGCCGCTGCTGTGGACGCGATTCCGGTTCGGCATCCAGTCCAAGATCTTGGTGGCATTGCTGCTGTCGAGCATCTTGGGTGTGGCGGTGATCGGCGCGATCGGCGCCATCTCCGGCCGCACCGCGTTGCGCGACGTCGAGTCCGAGCGGTTGATCGAGATGCGCGAATCGCAGAAGCGAGCGATCCAGGCGCTGTTCAGGGAAGTGACCAACTCGCTCATCGTCTACAGCGGCGGATTCAGCGTCAATCAGGCCACGGCGGCGCTCACCGACGGCTTCGCCCAGTTGGCCAACTCCCAGATCACTCCCGCGCAGCAGCAGCTGCTCGTCACCTACTACGACAACGCGATGATCGAACCGATCAAACGGGTGACCGGTGACACGATCGATCTCAACGCGGTTCTGCCGACGTCCAACTCGCAGCGATATGTCCAGGCGTATTACACCGCGCCGCTTAGACCGGCGGCCAACGCGCTGCCCGTCGTGGACGCCGGCGACGGCAGCCCTTGGTCGGCGGCCAACGCCCGTTTCGATTTCTACATGCGCGGTATCGTCACCCGCTTCGACTACAAAGACGCCTTGCTGCTGGACCTGCAGGGCAACGTCGTCTACAGCGTGATGAAGGGTCCCGACCTCGGGACCAACATCCTCACCGGGCCCTACCGCGAATCAAATTTGCGCGGCGCTTACCAAAAAGCCTTGGCATCCAACGATGTCGACTTCGTCTGGATTACCGACTTCCAGCCCTATCAGCCACACGTGGACGAGCCCACGGCGTGGGTGGTCTCGCCGGTCGGCATGAACGGCAAAATCAGCGGGATCATGGCCCTGCCGGTGCCGATCGCGAAGATCAACAAGATCATGACCGCCGATAGGCATTGGGAAGCCGCGGGCATGGGCGTTGCCACCGAAACGTATCTGGCGGGTCCCGACAACTTAATGCGTTCTGATTCAAGGCTTTTCGTGGAAGACCCGAAGGCGTACCGCCGCGACTCGATCGACGCGGGTACGCCACCGGATGTCGTCGACCGAGCGATCCGGTTGGGCGGTACCACCCTGGTGCAGCCGGTGCCCTCGGCGGGTCTGCGCGCCGCTCAACGCGGCGAGACCGGAGTCATGAGCGCCACCGATTACCTCGGCAACAGAGAGTTGGAAGCCTACGCGCCGTTGGACATACCCAACTCCGATCTGCATTGGTCGGTGCTTGCGACCCGCGACAACTCCGATGCCTTCGCCCGGCTGGGCCGGTTCAGCAAGGGGATCGTGATTGCGGTCACGTCAATGGTTTTCGTGATCTGCGTCGCCTCGTTGATCATCGCGCAGGCGGCGGTGCGGCCGGTCCGGCGCCTTGAGGAGGGCACGCGGAAGATCAGTTCGGGCGATTACGACGTCAACATTCCGGTGATGGCGCGAGACGAAATCGGCGACCTCACCGCGGCTTTCAACGAGATGAGCCGCAACCTGGCGATCAAAGAGGATTTGCTCAACGAGCAGCGCCGCGAAAACGATCGCCTGCTGCTCGCGCTGATGCCGGAGTCGGTGGTGCAACGCTATCGCGAGGGCGAGGAGAACATCGCCCAGAAGCACCAGGATGTCGCCATCATCTACGCCGACATCGTCGGCCTCGACGAAATCTCCAACGATCTGCCGGAGACCCAGCTGGTCGGCATCGTCGACGAATTGTTCCGGCAGTTTGATTCGGCCGCGGAATCCCTTGGCGTCGAACGCATTCGCACGTTCCACAACGGCTACCTCGCCAGCTGCGGGGTGGTCACCCCCCGACTGGACAGCATTCACCGCGGCGTTGACTTCGCCCTCGAGATCGGTCGCATCATCGACCGGTTCAACAGCGAGAACGGCCATCAGCTGGGCGTTCGGGTTGGCGTCAACACCGGCAACGTCGTGTCCGGGCTGGTGGGCCGCTCCAGCCTCGTCTATGACATGTGGGGTGGCGCGGTGAGTCTGGCCTACCAAATGCACAGTGGCGCACCGCAGGCCGGCATCTACGTCAGCTCCCAGGTGTATGACGCGATGAGCGACGTGCGGCAGTTCGCGCCCGCCGGGACCATTTCGGTCGCCGGCACCGAGCAGGCGATCTACCGCTTGTTGGAGCGATGA
- a CDS encoding isocitrate lyase/PEP mutase family protein, with the protein MTQAEHYERFLDLHRRPDAFVMPNVWDGLSALIFKDAGFEALATSSAALAFALGRPDGRHAVSLAEHVAHAKLLIEVSGLPVNGDFEDGYGATPDDVAATVRAAIDAGLAGIGVEDTSGDPANPIRDFDEAVARVRAAAQAARGRIVLTGRTDNFIQGRPDLDDTIRRLTAFAEAGADVLYAPYPPDMAAVEAIIKAVAPKPVNLLMGTQSERPTVAELSTAGVKRISIGSALYLHAAAAVRDAAAALSRGDLVTASAGMSFREVGALISG; encoded by the coding sequence ATGACCCAAGCCGAACACTACGAACGGTTCCTGGACTTGCACCGGCGGCCGGACGCGTTCGTCATGCCGAACGTGTGGGACGGCCTGTCGGCGCTGATTTTCAAGGACGCCGGGTTCGAGGCGCTCGCCACCTCGTCGGCGGCGCTGGCGTTCGCGCTGGGCCGTCCGGACGGGCGGCACGCCGTGAGCCTGGCCGAGCATGTGGCACACGCCAAGTTGCTCATCGAGGTCAGCGGGTTGCCGGTCAACGGGGACTTCGAGGACGGCTACGGCGCGACGCCCGACGACGTGGCCGCGACCGTGCGCGCCGCGATCGACGCGGGGCTGGCCGGCATCGGGGTGGAGGACACCTCCGGCGATCCGGCCAATCCAATCCGTGACTTCGACGAGGCAGTGGCGCGCGTGCGCGCGGCCGCGCAAGCAGCGCGTGGCCGCATCGTGCTCACCGGACGCACCGACAATTTCATTCAGGGCCGCCCCGATCTCGACGACACGATCCGTCGGCTCACCGCGTTCGCCGAGGCCGGCGCCGATGTGCTTTATGCCCCCTATCCGCCGGACATGGCCGCGGTGGAAGCGATCATCAAGGCCGTCGCACCCAAGCCGGTCAACCTGCTGATGGGCACCCAGTCGGAGCGACCCACGGTCGCCGAGCTCTCGACGGCCGGGGTCAAACGCATCAGCATCGGGTCGGCGCTATACCTGCACGCTGCCGCGGCGGTGCGGGATGCGGCAGCGGCGTTGAGCCGGGGCGATCTGGTGACCGCGAGCGCCGGGATGTCGTTTCGCGAGGTGGGTGCGCTGATTTCGGGGTGA
- a CDS encoding cysteine hydrolase family protein — protein sequence MSDTAVLVVDMLNTYTHDDAEVLMPNVEKIVEPLAGLIRAARETADVDVVYVNDNYGDFTAQFSDIVRAALDGARPDLVKPIAPDPGSGVDACLTKVRHSAFYSTPLEYLLGRLDTKRVILTGQVTEQCILYSALDAYVRHFDVVIPRDAVAHIDAELGAAALKMMERNMSAEVTTAADCLG from the coding sequence ATGAGTGATACCGCTGTCCTGGTGGTCGACATGCTGAATACCTATACGCACGACGACGCCGAAGTGCTGATGCCCAATGTCGAAAAGATCGTCGAGCCGCTGGCCGGGCTGATCCGCGCCGCACGGGAAACGGCCGACGTCGACGTCGTCTATGTCAACGACAACTACGGCGATTTCACCGCCCAGTTCTCCGACATCGTCCGCGCCGCGCTCGATGGCGCGCGGCCGGATCTGGTGAAGCCCATCGCGCCTGACCCAGGATCGGGGGTGGACGCGTGCCTGACCAAGGTGCGGCACAGCGCGTTCTACTCGACGCCGCTCGAGTATCTGCTCGGCCGCCTCGACACCAAGCGGGTGATCCTGACCGGCCAAGTCACCGAACAGTGCATTCTCTACAGCGCGCTCGACGCGTACGTGCGCCATTTTGACGTAGTCATTCCCCGCGATGCCGTCGCCCACATCGATGCCGAATTGGGCGCGGCGGCCTTGAAGATGATGGAGCGCAATATGTCCGCCGAGGTCACGACCGCGGCCGACTGCCTGGGCTAA
- a CDS encoding MarR family winged helix-turn-helix transcriptional regulator, whose protein sequence is MTALATPEVDPLALERQVCFALSITNRAVLAVYRPLLEPLGLTHPQYLVMLTLWDHQKSARHQPLKSLSVKEIAATLQMDSATLSPMLKRLEALGLITRTRNPVDERSTHVTLTKSGAALRRRALAIPPAVVACLGVDMSELQHLHEVLSRINSAALAAGALQQEQR, encoded by the coding sequence GTGACTGCGCTTGCCACACCGGAGGTCGACCCCCTTGCCCTGGAACGGCAGGTCTGTTTCGCGCTGAGCATCACCAACCGCGCCGTCCTGGCCGTGTACCGGCCGCTGCTCGAGCCGCTGGGTCTGACGCACCCGCAATACCTGGTCATGCTGACACTGTGGGATCATCAGAAATCGGCGCGGCACCAGCCACTGAAATCACTGTCGGTCAAAGAGATCGCCGCCACGCTGCAGATGGATTCGGCCACACTGTCACCCATGCTCAAACGCCTCGAGGCGCTCGGCCTGATCACCCGCACCCGAAACCCGGTCGACGAGCGGTCCACCCACGTCACCCTCACCAAGAGCGGTGCCGCACTGCGTCGGCGCGCGCTCGCGATTCCGCCCGCCGTGGTCGCGTGCCTGGGCGTCGACATGAGCGAACTTCAGCACCTGCATGAGGTGCTAAGCCGAATCAACTCGGCCGCCCTGGCGGCCGGGGCCTTACAGCAGGAGCAGCGATGA
- a CDS encoding ribokinase — MARVCVVGSVNMDLTFGVDALPGPGETVLASSLTSAPGGKGANQAVAAARAGAQVQFVGAVGDDAAADRLRAHLAANDVGLDGTITVPGPSGTAIIVVDAGAENTIVVAPGANGRLTLTEAPVRGVIACSDVVLTQLEIPVMTAVAAARAARSTGALVMVNASPAGRDASGLDELAALADVVIVNESEADKWPWQPTHFVVTLGARGARYTGADGAFAVPAPAVEAVDTTGAGDVFAGVLAAHWPVGPELNPAFRTQRLRALRLACAAGALATLVPGAGDCAPDAEAIARLSG; from the coding sequence ATGGCACGGGTCTGCGTGGTGGGCAGCGTGAACATGGACCTGACGTTCGGCGTCGATGCCCTCCCGGGTCCGGGCGAGACGGTGCTGGCGTCCTCGCTGACCTCCGCGCCGGGCGGCAAGGGCGCCAATCAGGCGGTGGCCGCCGCACGCGCCGGCGCGCAGGTGCAGTTCGTCGGCGCGGTCGGCGACGATGCGGCCGCCGATCGCTTGCGGGCTCACCTGGCGGCCAACGACGTTGGGCTGGACGGGACCATAACGGTGCCCGGACCGAGCGGCACGGCGATCATCGTGGTCGATGCCGGCGCCGAAAACACCATCGTGGTGGCGCCGGGCGCAAACGGCCGGCTGACGCTGACCGAGGCGCCGGTTCGCGGGGTGATCGCCTGCAGCGATGTGGTGTTGACCCAGTTGGAGATTCCGGTGATGACGGCGGTGGCGGCGGCACGGGCGGCCCGGTCGACGGGCGCCCTGGTGATGGTCAACGCCTCACCGGCCGGTCGGGACGCAAGCGGGCTGGACGAACTGGCGGCCCTTGCCGATGTCGTGATCGTCAACGAATCCGAGGCGGACAAATGGCCTTGGCAACCAACGCATTTCGTGGTCACCCTGGGCGCGCGGGGGGCCCGCTATACCGGGGCCGACGGAGCATTCGCGGTGCCGGCACCAGCGGTCGAGGCGGTGGACACCACGGGGGCCGGCGACGTGTTCGCCGGGGTGCTGGCTGCCCATTGGCCCGTCGGCCCGGAGTTGAACCCCGCTTTCAGGACCCAGCGGCTGCGCGCCTTGCGGCTCGCCTGCGCCGCGGGTGCGTTGGCGACGCTGGTGCCCGGCGCGGGTGACTGCGCGCCGGACGCCGAAGCGATCGCGCGGCTGAGCGGCTGA
- a CDS encoding DUF5313 domain-containing protein produces the protein MTTTTPSKPNLWQYITYSYGRVLPSSMRSWVAHDLAETGAVRRHMLRWAIPPLLVLAPFWLLPASLYVHTEMTVPLYVWALLISLALNKVWRRHRLAQHGLDQNLVDVRKREKQAQMHEDYARRYGPRPESAAWQDNSNPFH, from the coding sequence ATGACCACCACCACACCCAGCAAGCCCAATCTCTGGCAGTACATCACCTACTCGTATGGTCGCGTCCTGCCCAGTTCGATGCGCAGCTGGGTCGCCCACGACCTGGCGGAAACGGGCGCTGTGCGCCGGCACATGCTGCGGTGGGCGATCCCGCCGCTGCTAGTTCTCGCACCGTTTTGGCTGCTGCCCGCTTCGCTGTATGTGCACACCGAGATGACGGTGCCGCTGTATGTCTGGGCCCTGCTGATCTCGCTGGCACTGAACAAGGTCTGGCGCCGACACCGGCTGGCGCAGCACGGGCTGGACCAGAACCTAGTCGATGTCCGAAAGCGGGAAAAGCAAGCCCAGATGCACGAGGACTACGCCCGCCGCTACGGACCGCGCCCCGAATCGGCCGCCTGGCAGGACAACAGCAACCCGTTCCACTAA
- a CDS encoding cytochrome P450, which translates to MTAMAGTARAYDAIDLSSRAFWSTTAAERERSFAELRAERPVSWHPPVEDALLPDPDDPGYWAVTRRADIAAVSRNNEVFLSGKGVMFENVPVELLEASQSFLAMDPPRHTKLRKVVSAAFTPRQVRRIEDSIATNAKSIVEELRAAGSGADFVHYCAKELPIRTLADMAGIPESDRAGVAHAAEVAVSWADPEAMDGRSPLEVLFENQVYLHQVALALAAQRRANPGDDLFSGLVNAEVDGDRLTDADIAAFFVLLSVAGNDTTRQTISHALKALTDFPDQRAWLLEDFDNRIGTAVEEFVRWATPVMTFRRTAATDFELAGQTIRAGEKVVMFYSSGNWDTEAFENPDRFDLSRSPNPHVGYGGGGVHFCLGAHVARAQLRAFFGELLRQLPDIQAGEPSYVAGNFIHAIRSMPCMF; encoded by the coding sequence ATGACGGCAATGGCAGGCACTGCGCGCGCGTACGACGCGATCGATCTGTCTTCGCGGGCGTTTTGGTCGACGACCGCGGCCGAGCGAGAGCGTTCGTTCGCCGAGCTGCGCGCCGAGCGCCCGGTGAGCTGGCACCCGCCGGTCGAAGACGCCCTGCTGCCCGATCCCGACGACCCCGGCTACTGGGCCGTCACCCGCCGCGCCGACATCGCCGCGGTGAGCCGCAACAACGAGGTGTTCCTGTCCGGCAAGGGAGTGATGTTCGAGAACGTCCCGGTGGAGTTGCTCGAAGCATCGCAGTCCTTCCTGGCGATGGACCCGCCACGGCACACCAAGCTGCGCAAGGTCGTCAGCGCCGCGTTCACGCCGCGGCAGGTGCGTCGCATCGAGGACTCGATCGCCACCAACGCCAAGTCGATCGTCGAAGAGCTCAGGGCCGCCGGTAGCGGTGCCGACTTCGTGCACTACTGCGCCAAGGAGCTGCCGATCCGGACGTTGGCGGACATGGCGGGCATCCCGGAATCGGACCGCGCCGGCGTCGCGCACGCCGCCGAGGTCGCCGTGTCGTGGGCCGACCCCGAGGCGATGGACGGCCGCAGTCCGTTGGAGGTGCTGTTCGAGAACCAGGTTTATCTGCATCAGGTGGCCCTTGCGCTCGCCGCGCAGCGCCGCGCCAATCCGGGCGACGACCTGTTCAGCGGCCTGGTCAACGCCGAGGTCGACGGCGACCGGCTCACCGACGCCGACATCGCCGCGTTCTTTGTGCTGCTCTCGGTGGCCGGCAACGACACCACCCGGCAGACCATCAGCCATGCGCTCAAGGCGCTCACCGACTTTCCCGATCAGCGGGCCTGGCTGTTGGAGGATTTCGACAACCGCATCGGCACGGCAGTGGAGGAGTTCGTCCGTTGGGCCACCCCGGTCATGACCTTCCGCCGCACGGCCGCAACGGATTTCGAGCTCGCCGGTCAGACCATCCGGGCCGGCGAGAAGGTGGTGATGTTCTACTCATCGGGCAACTGGGACACCGAGGCCTTCGAGAATCCGGACCGGTTCGATCTGAGCCGCAGCCCCAATCCGCACGTGGGCTACGGCGGCGGCGGGGTGCACTTTTGCCTCGGGGCGCACGTCGCGCGCGCCCAACTACGCGCGTTCTTCGGCGAACTGCTGCGGCAACTGCCCGACATCCAGGCCGGCGAACCGTCCTATGTTGCGGGCAACTTCATCCACGCGATCCGCAGCATGCCCTGCATGTTCTAG